The Xanthomonas indica genome has a segment encoding these proteins:
- a CDS encoding pilus assembly protein TadG-related protein: protein MVIIAAADSSTMTVAQGPTCARARMRGQAMPMVLVFLMVLCVGLLVTFNTGQVVGKKVELTNAADAAAYSIAVEQARARNFAAYLNRGRVANEVAVAQIVSLNSWLTMVHSSSVHFEKVVEVAEVLLFWVPALGQVLIGVDRAMTVINRTLKIFRQTFLRAADTTIGILDQMLDHPYALAAEAAVGDLTSEANVFAMASKVVKDNVPDADLTVVGKGVLAKNVLSAGNQLESYTPGERRGLTSTNKGGERYRNVVMASRDTFTRARDGTAFGIFNNNGGTDMVEYDRWSAVDTFQLKLPLLVTTLKIPIGWAGTQAVDNRKPNFFPGMNNGRGWRSPYENNRTYRAYNGTKRSDIAGAFIEGDPAVLPDFKRNKAFINSYRYGISPRYRDVKDAYSQQPEGANAGPIYTVEVGTRVDKARTSSALKIGSGRMQLKDQARGEQLRAMASAQVYFNRPYELSAFRRSVWGRGDSKFEKGSLFSPYWQARLVQTPLSDRTLLVAAP, encoded by the coding sequence ATGGTGATCATCGCCGCTGCCGATTCCTCGACCATGACGGTCGCCCAAGGGCCGACCTGCGCTCGCGCCAGGATGCGCGGGCAGGCAATGCCGATGGTGCTGGTCTTCCTGATGGTGCTATGCGTCGGCTTGCTGGTGACCTTCAACACCGGACAGGTGGTCGGCAAGAAGGTCGAACTCACCAATGCCGCCGATGCCGCGGCGTACAGCATCGCCGTCGAGCAGGCGCGCGCGCGCAATTTCGCGGCGTATCTCAATCGCGGACGCGTCGCCAACGAGGTGGCCGTCGCGCAGATCGTCAGTCTCAACTCCTGGCTGACCATGGTGCACTCATCGTCGGTGCACTTCGAGAAGGTCGTAGAGGTCGCGGAAGTCTTGCTGTTCTGGGTGCCGGCCCTTGGTCAAGTCCTGATCGGCGTCGATCGCGCGATGACGGTGATCAACAGAACGCTCAAGATATTTCGCCAAACCTTTTTGCGGGCAGCGGACACCACCATCGGCATATTGGATCAAATGCTCGATCATCCCTACGCGCTGGCCGCCGAGGCGGCGGTGGGCGACCTCACGTCGGAGGCCAACGTCTTCGCCATGGCCAGCAAGGTGGTCAAGGACAATGTGCCCGATGCCGATTTGACCGTGGTCGGCAAGGGCGTTCTGGCCAAGAACGTGCTTTCCGCAGGCAATCAGCTGGAAAGCTATACCCCAGGCGAACGCCGCGGCCTGACCAGCACCAACAAGGGCGGCGAGCGCTACCGCAATGTGGTGATGGCGTCGCGCGATACGTTCACGCGTGCACGCGACGGCACGGCGTTCGGCATCTTCAACAACAACGGCGGCACCGACATGGTCGAGTACGACCGGTGGTCGGCCGTGGACACCTTTCAACTCAAGCTTCCGCTGCTTGTCACCACCCTCAAGATTCCGATCGGCTGGGCTGGCACCCAGGCGGTCGACAATCGCAAACCCAACTTCTTTCCCGGCATGAACAACGGGCGGGGATGGCGGTCGCCCTACGAAAACAATCGCACCTATCGGGCTTACAACGGCACCAAACGCAGCGACATCGCCGGTGCATTCATCGAAGGGGATCCGGCCGTCCTGCCGGACTTCAAACGCAACAAAGCTTTCATCAACAGCTATCGTTACGGCATCAGCCCTCGCTATCGGGACGTCAAGGACGCCTACTCGCAGCAGCCCGAGGGTGCCAATGCCGGGCCGATCTACACCGTCGAAGTCGGCACCCGGGTCGACAAGGCGCGCACCAGCTCGGCGCTGAAGATCGGCAGTGGACGGATGCAGCTGAAGGATCAGGCGCGCGGCGAGCAATTGCGCGCGATGGCCAGTGCGCAGGTCTACTTCAATCGTCCCTACGAACTCAGCGCCTTCCGGCGTTCGGTATGGGGCAGAGGCGATAGCAAGTTCGAAAAAGGCAGCCTGTTCAGTCCGTATTGGCAGGCGCGCCTGGTGCAAACCCCCCTTTCCGACCGAACACTCCTGGTGGCCGCTCCATGA